A window of Phaseolus vulgaris cultivar G19833 chromosome 4, P. vulgaris v2.0, whole genome shotgun sequence genomic DNA:
CCTGTGTATACATGAAGGACAAAACTTTTAATTCACACATTTTAACATCATCATCACATTTTGTTCATGGTTTTCAAGATGTGTCTGTCGGTGTTGTATATAGTGCAATATGTTGTAACATTTGTAAGGTCTGAGGTTTTTTCATCCTTGCATCTACCAGAAGTTTCACAAATACAATACTCTTGGTTAAGAattattaaaaactataaaatcaGGAGATATAGGTAGTTAAATGTGCCGAAATCTAccaaatttgtaattttaaaaacaatttcctCAATAAAAAAGGATAATGTGTTTCTAACAtcttttttacaaaaaaaaaaaaaaaactatattcaACACATAATACATCATATTACTTCCCATGAAACTACTTGAAAGATCAGTTGAAATACAATAAATAACATTTTACCACTCAAAGTTAATTTAATAAGAAAACTTATAACAATAAATAACACtgctacaagaaaattattacaaaacaaaattagataaaaattaattttaaagaccaaaataattaattattatattaattaaattagagatcattttataaattaaaataattattaatattaaaataatttttattattaataaaaatttagaaaatcatttttaaattaatatataatcaaatattttaactattaattactttatattataaattaatttttcctAACTTTTTAAAgacttatttaaaatataaaatgttactAACCAAAATTttagtaactaatttaaatacaaatttaaaaattattttataaatttttaaaaataataaaaattatttttatataaataattatttaatttttaaaatagtatataactttgttaatataatgattaattttttttttctcaaacttaatttttatttaataattttattatagtgtAATATCTTAGTGAATTGTCAAAAGGattaaattaattcaatttttaaaaatattatactaaTTTCAAAATGTTCCATATAATGAGACAAAATTGAAAAACCACTTTGTATAGGGCGGGTGACGTTGGGAGGGATATCGTTACCTTCACCGGCAGCAAGGTTGAAATAGAGATCAACAATGTTGGGGCAGTTTTGGTAGCAGCGAGGGGAGCACAAGTTTTGCGTGAACCCAACTTCAAGAAGAGAATCCGAAGAGATTCCAAAGGATTTTCTGTTCAAACCACAACCCTTTATGCATTCCTCCGTTTCAATGTGTCCCTTTTCTGATTCCGTTTCAATCTCTGAACTCCTGCACGTGTAAGCTTCTTCCCCGCTCCTCTTCACACGCTTCTCCAGCACGCACCGTTTTCCCTCCCACGACACCGCAAATGCACACGTGTCCTTGCTC
This region includes:
- the LOC137836507 gene encoding uncharacterized protein → MALNVSFRCLTMVAILFFATLQGTLGEVECERLSKDTCAFAVSWEGKRCVLEKRVKRSGEEAYTCRSSEIETESEKGHIETEECIKGCGLNRKSFGISSDSLLEVGFTQNLCSPRCYQNCPNIVDLYFNLAAGEGVFLPKLCASQGENARRQTSEIKSSGIVAPGPIVHSPQTFEAVELTNEPAVAPSPQF